A single region of the Anaerococcus urinomassiliensis genome encodes:
- a CDS encoding L-threonylcarbamoyladenylate synthase, translating into MNTTISKIDRKNIDNKIINNAGKIINEGSLVAFPTETVYGLGADGLNDEACKHIFEAKGRPNDNPLILHISNISMLYNLTDEINEESKKLMESCWPGPLTIIFKKSDKVPSAVTAGLDTVAIRYPKDEIALALISAANTPIAAPSANLSGKPSPTRAIDVYQDLNGKIPLIIDGGACDIGIESTVIDLSEEVPTILRPGFYTYEYIKDILPNVRLDDSIVDSKKIPKSPGQKYTHYAPKAKMEIFVGEKASDEILKKALDEKSKGKKVGVLVFEDQLSKFKDFKLISLGNRYDLTYMSHVLFTSLRLMDDENVDLILAEGVSEEGLGKSIMNRMKKSASFNVNYV; encoded by the coding sequence ATGAATACGACGATTTCTAAAATAGATCGAAAAAATATTGACAATAAAATTATAAATAATGCAGGCAAAATCATCAATGAAGGCTCTTTAGTAGCTTTTCCTACTGAAACTGTTTATGGTCTTGGTGCCGATGGCTTAAACGATGAAGCGTGCAAGCACATCTTTGAAGCTAAGGGTAGACCAAATGACAATCCACTGATTTTACATATTTCTAATATATCTATGTTATATAATTTAACTGATGAGATAAATGAAGAAAGCAAAAAATTAATGGAAAGTTGCTGGCCGGGACCTCTTACTATTATCTTTAAAAAATCTGATAAGGTTCCTAGTGCAGTTACAGCAGGGCTTGATACAGTTGCAATCAGATATCCCAAAGATGAAATAGCGCTAGCTCTAATAAGTGCGGCAAATACTCCAATTGCTGCTCCTAGTGCTAATTTGTCAGGCAAGCCTTCACCTACTAGAGCTATTGATGTATACCAAGACCTTAATGGCAAGATACCACTTATAATTGATGGTGGAGCTTGTGATATAGGCATAGAATCAACGGTAATAGATCTTAGCGAAGAAGTACCAACTATACTTAGACCAGGCTTTTATACTTACGAGTATATCAAAGATATTTTACCAAATGTAAGACTTGATGATTCAATAGTAGATAGCAAAAAAATACCAAAATCTCCAGGTCAAAAATATACCCACTACGCTCCAAAAGCAAAGATGGAAATTTTTGTAGGAGAAAAAGCTTCTGATGAAATTCTAAAGAAGGCTTTAGATGAGAAGAGTAAGGGTAAAAAGGTAGGTGTACTCGTATTTGAAGACCAATTAAGTAAGTTTAAAGATTTTAAGCTTATTAGTCTTGGTAATAGATACGATTTGACATATATGTCCCATGTTTTATTTACATCGCTTAGATTGATGGATGATGAAAATGTTGATTTAATTCTAGCTGAGGGTGTAAGTGAAGAAGGCTTGGGTAAGAGTATAATGAATAGAATGAAGAAGTCAGCATCTTTTAATGTAAACTATGTATAG
- the upp gene encoding uracil phosphoribosyltransferase, which produces MQEHVKILDHPVIKHKISILRDINTGSNEFRSIIKEIAMILAYEATKDLELEEYEVETPITKTTGYKLSGKKLGIVPILRAGLGMVDGVLEVFPAAKIGHIGMYRDEETLNPVEYYSKLPLDVEKRDIIVIDPMLATGGSACDAIDNLKAKGCNSIRLLSIIAAPEGIEKLREAHPDVEITVAQLDEGLNENSYIVPGLGDAGDRLFGTK; this is translated from the coding sequence ATGCAAGAACATGTAAAAATTTTGGACCATCCGGTAATTAAACACAAGATATCTATTCTTAGAGATATAAATACAGGATCAAATGAATTTAGATCTATTATAAAAGAGATAGCTATGATTCTAGCATATGAAGCTACAAAAGATTTAGAACTTGAAGAGTACGAAGTTGAAACTCCAATTACAAAAACAACTGGATATAAGCTTTCTGGCAAGAAACTTGGTATAGTGCCAATATTAAGAGCTGGTCTTGGCATGGTTGATGGTGTCTTGGAAGTATTTCCTGCAGCTAAAATTGGACATATAGGCATGTACAGGGATGAAGAGACTCTAAACCCAGTTGAATATTATTCAAAATTACCATTAGATGTTGAGAAAAGAGATATTATTGTCATTGATCCAATGCTTGCAACAGGTGGATCAGCTTGTGATGCAATAGACAATTTAAAAGCTAAGGGCTGCAATAGTATAAGATTACTTAGTATAATAGCAGCTCCAGAAGGAATAGAAAAATTAAGAGAAGCGCATCCTGATGTTGAAATCACTGTTGCACAACTTGATGAAGGATTAAATGAAAATAGTTACATTGTACCTGGCCTTGGAGATGCAGGAGATAGACTATTTGGTACAAAATAA
- the murA gene encoding UDP-N-acetylglucosamine 1-carboxyvinyltransferase produces MDKKEILLINGGGPLRGEVLISGAKNSALPILAACVLGTEEIILDGVPKLKDVEIMIEVLRHLGSKVEYIGDESLRIDSSGINTCETPFELMDKMRASFVVMGPLLSRFKEAHTKAPGGCNIGARPIDLHLKGFEALGAHALVNDEAISITTNGELIGNEIYLDFPSVGATQNIMMAACLAKGETIIENAAKEPEIVDLASFLSKMGAKIKGAGTSTIVIEGVEKLTGTSHTIIPDRIEAASYMLAAVMTKGDVTIKNVIGSHIRPVIAKLIEMGASVEEIEEEDIIKVSANQKLKPTNIQTLPYPGFPTDAQAQFMALMTVCDGESKIQETVFENRFMHVEQLNKMGAAIATSGNRATIVGVDKLHGADVKATDLRAGAALVMAGLTASGQTRISDIYHIDRGYSNLVEKFTKLGADIKRETID; encoded by the coding sequence ATGGATAAAAAAGAGATTTTGCTTATAAACGGTGGTGGACCATTAAGAGGGGAAGTTCTTATATCAGGAGCTAAAAATTCTGCCTTGCCAATACTTGCCGCTTGTGTCTTGGGTACTGAAGAGATAATTCTAGATGGTGTTCCTAAGCTAAAAGATGTTGAGATAATGATAGAGGTATTAAGACATCTGGGTAGTAAGGTTGAATATATAGGAGATGAATCCTTAAGAATTGATTCATCAGGCATAAACACTTGCGAAACTCCTTTTGAACTTATGGATAAGATGAGAGCCTCATTTGTCGTAATGGGACCATTGTTATCAAGGTTTAAAGAAGCCCACACCAAAGCTCCTGGAGGCTGTAATATTGGCGCTAGACCTATAGACCTTCATCTAAAGGGATTTGAAGCTTTAGGAGCTCATGCTTTAGTAAATGATGAAGCTATATCAATAACAACCAATGGAGAACTTATTGGTAATGAAATTTATCTGGACTTCCCATCTGTAGGTGCCACACAAAACATAATGATGGCAGCCTGCCTTGCTAAGGGCGAAACCATCATAGAAAATGCTGCTAAAGAACCAGAAATTGTAGATCTTGCATCTTTCCTTTCAAAAATGGGAGCAAAGATTAAGGGAGCTGGAACATCAACTATAGTAATAGAGGGTGTAGAAAAACTTACTGGTACAAGTCATACTATCATTCCAGATAGGATTGAAGCTGCAAGCTATATGCTAGCAGCTGTGATGACTAAAGGTGATGTTACAATCAAAAACGTGATTGGATCACATATCAGGCCGGTAATAGCAAAGCTTATTGAAATGGGTGCTAGCGTAGAAGAAATTGAAGAAGAAGATATTATTAAGGTTTCAGCAAATCAAAAGCTAAAGCCAACTAATATTCAAACTCTACCATATCCTGGTTTTCCTACAGATGCCCAAGCTCAATTTATGGCATTGATGACTGTCTGCGATGGAGAAAGCAAGATTCAAGAAACAGTTTTTGAAAACAGATTTATGCATGTAGAGCAATTAAATAAAATGGGAGCTGCTATAGCAACAAGTGGTAATAGAGCTACTATTGTTGGAGTAGACAAACTTCATGGTGCTGATGTAAAAGCAACAGATTTAAGAGCAGGAGCTGCCCTTGTTATGGCAGGACTTACAGCTAGTGGCCAAACAAGAATATCTGATATCTATCACATAGATAGGGGTTATAGCAACCTAGTTGAGAAATTTACTAAGCTTGGTGCTGATATTAAGAGAGAAACAATAGATTAA
- the recD2 gene encoding SF1B family DNA helicase RecD2: MKIEGIVTNIIYRNEENGYNIIVVETSDSDITCVGTMPFFEPGDNLEIEGDFTYHDKYGEQILVDSVNLKKPTGKTSIINYLANANIKGIGKKTASDIYDRFKDESIDIVYNNPDKLIEITGIGKKKIADIKMTSEESRDSRNTMLFLQGLNISYNLSMKIFKHYGNDAIDIIKTNPYQLMEDISGIGFKMADNIGQNMQMKSNSKFRISAGISYILNYESEFNGHTALKYDYLVDNVSKLLRVKKEEVVKEINDDAIEGKLYNVIINEHKFIYKNSLFKAEKSVGLELSYKKKTPYAFDVTIDEDLSVFSDEQKLAIKEAFKNMLLVITGGPGTGKTTIIKAITSILRSNNLTYALLAPTGRAAKRMQESTNDEAYTIHRMIGIRPDELISEYNEENPIEKDYIIVDEMSMVDIYLMKTLLAAISANTALILVGDSDQLPSVGPGNVLKDIIETDIKTIRLKKIFRQAGESNIVINAHRINNGEYPILNEAGKDFFFVEANRNNFNDTLLDLVNNRLPKFYGIDKVKDIQILCPSKKTPWGSAYINENMQKAINLSKDKLEINKQIFKMNDKVMQIRNNYNLIPENSIYETEGVYNGDIGFVSEIDQEYENLEVVFYDGSFVKYKKEDIKDLDLSYAITIHKSQGSEFDCVIIPMMQVAPMLLTRNLFYTGVTRAKKLVILVGEKNIIKKMVDNNSSNKRYTNLSYWINEMGDVIDD, translated from the coding sequence ATGAAAATAGAAGGCATAGTTACAAATATAATTTATAGAAATGAAGAAAATGGCTACAATATTATTGTTGTGGAAACTTCTGATTCTGATATAACTTGTGTGGGTACTATGCCCTTTTTTGAGCCTGGAGATAATTTAGAGATTGAAGGCGACTTTACCTATCATGATAAATATGGTGAACAAATCCTTGTAGATTCAGTAAATTTGAAAAAACCTACTGGTAAAACTAGCATTATAAATTATTTGGCCAATGCAAATATTAAAGGCATAGGCAAAAAAACTGCATCAGATATCTACGATAGATTTAAAGATGAGTCTATAGACATTGTCTACAATAATCCAGATAAGCTAATAGAAATAACTGGTATTGGCAAAAAGAAAATAGCTGATATTAAGATGACCTCAGAAGAATCTAGAGATTCTAGAAATACCATGCTATTTTTGCAAGGCCTAAATATATCATATAATTTGTCTATGAAGATTTTTAAACATTATGGTAATGATGCTATAGATATTATAAAGACAAATCCCTACCAACTTATGGAAGATATATCAGGTATTGGATTCAAAATGGCTGATAATATTGGCCAAAATATGCAGATGAAGTCAAACTCTAAGTTTAGGATATCTGCTGGAATATCTTACATATTAAATTACGAATCTGAATTTAATGGACATACAGCCCTAAAATATGATTATCTAGTAGATAATGTAAGTAAACTTTTGAGAGTAAAAAAAGAAGAAGTGGTAAAAGAAATAAATGACGATGCTATTGAGGGAAAATTATACAATGTAATCATAAATGAGCATAAATTTATTTATAAAAACTCATTATTTAAAGCAGAAAAATCTGTTGGTTTGGAACTTTCTTACAAGAAGAAGACGCCATATGCCTTTGATGTGACTATTGATGAGGATTTATCAGTATTTTCAGATGAACAGAAACTTGCCATAAAAGAAGCTTTCAAAAATATGCTCTTAGTGATAACTGGTGGTCCAGGCACGGGAAAAACTACAATAATAAAAGCCATAACATCAATATTAAGGTCTAATAATCTTACCTACGCTCTATTAGCTCCGACAGGGCGTGCAGCAAAAAGAATGCAAGAATCGACTAATGATGAGGCTTACACAATCCATAGGATGATAGGAATAAGACCTGATGAACTTATATCTGAATATAACGAAGAAAATCCTATAGAAAAAGATTATATCATTGTAGATGAGATGAGTATGGTAGATATATACCTTATGAAGACCTTACTTGCTGCTATATCAGCCAATACGGCCCTTATTTTGGTAGGGGATAGCGACCAATTGCCATCGGTTGGACCAGGGAATGTATTAAAAGATATTATCGAAACTGATATAAAAACCATAAGGCTAAAAAAAATATTTAGACAAGCAGGAGAATCTAATATAGTTATAAATGCCCACAGGATTAATAATGGAGAATATCCAATACTAAATGAAGCAGGCAAGGACTTCTTTTTTGTAGAAGCAAATAGAAATAATTTTAATGATACACTATTAGATTTAGTAAACAATAGATTGCCAAAATTTTATGGTATAGACAAGGTTAAAGATATACAAATACTTTGTCCAAGTAAGAAAACTCCGTGGGGATCAGCATATATAAATGAAAATATGCAAAAAGCTATAAACCTATCTAAAGATAAGCTAGAAATAAATAAACAAATTTTTAAAATGAATGATAAGGTTATGCAAATTAGGAATAATTATAATCTTATACCAGAAAATTCTATTTATGAAACAGAAGGTGTCTATAATGGTGATATTGGATTTGTTAGTGAAATTGATCAAGAGTATGAGAATCTAGAAGTTGTATTTTACGATGGATCTTTTGTAAAATACAAAAAAGAAGATATAAAGGATCTTGATTTATCTTATGCTATAACAATTCATAAGTCTCAGGGATCAGAATTTGATTGTGTCATTATACCCATGATGCAGGTGGCTCCAATGCTTTTGACTAGAAACTTATTTTATACAGGTGTAACACGTGCCAAAAAACTTGTGATTTTAGTTGGGGAGAAGAATATTATCAAAAAAATGGTTGATAATAATTCTTCCAATAAGAGATACACAAATTTATCATACTGGATAAATGAGATGGGGGATGTTATTGATGATTGA
- a CDS encoding ComF family protein, with product MIDWLFLDENTCFNCKSKKAVAHFLCEDCLKKLDYVANEFKIDKYQAHAVYFYNDTMKKLIADYKFNRNTSLSKVFSSILYDYARVHNLFEVDYILPSPSSIQTINYRGFDHIKIICDYFIDDIKPGYLNTFKKERDTKAQHTLSKDERSYNLKGAFKFDGDLTGKSVLIIDDLITTGNTVKEITKVLEDSNVKEVTALAITSEQRLN from the coding sequence ATGATTGATTGGTTATTTCTCGACGAGAATACCTGTTTTAATTGCAAATCTAAGAAAGCTGTTGCACATTTTTTATGCGAGGATTGCCTAAAAAAGCTAGACTATGTTGCAAATGAATTTAAGATAGATAAATACCAAGCTCATGCTGTTTATTTTTATAATGATACAATGAAAAAATTAATTGCTGATTATAAATTCAATAGGAATACATCCCTTAGTAAGGTATTTTCTAGTATTTTGTATGATTATGCTAGGGTCCACAATCTATTTGAAGTTGATTATATCCTGCCTTCACCAAGTTCCATACAGACTATCAATTATAGGGGATTTGATCACATAAAGATAATTTGTGATTATTTTATTGATGATATTAAACCTGGCTATTTGAATACTTTTAAAAAAGAGCGTGACACGAAGGCTCAACATACACTCTCTAAAGATGAGAGGTCTTATAATCTAAAGGGGGCCTTTAAATTTGATGGTGATTTGACAGGTAAGTCAGTTTTAATAATAGATGATCTTATAACTACTGGCAATACCGTAAAGGAAATAACAAAAGTTTTGGAAGATTCCAATGTAAAAGAGGTGACAGCCTTGGCCATCACCTCAGAACAGCGCTTAAATTAA